In Zobellia roscoffensis, the following are encoded in one genomic region:
- a CDS encoding gluconate 2-dehydrogenase subunit 3 family protein, producing the protein MQRRKALKNIGLSLGALTMSSAVVTLIQSCTEEKKVSWNPVFFSPDEADIVSKTLEVMIPKTSDVPGATDLNLAQFIDGYLDVISTEKEKTAFKAGVEQYSSTTLEKSGKNVSSDLTEGDIEKRVAHYFKADAENKKKWNMEVAASKKEGAQLPSDDAVNFFVLNSLRIRGIEAFKVSKIIGEEVMAYDPIPGAQKGCIDLQEVSGGRAWSL; encoded by the coding sequence TTGCAAAGAAGAAAAGCACTTAAGAACATTGGATTATCGCTAGGCGCCTTAACTATGTCATCTGCTGTAGTCACACTTATTCAAAGTTGTACCGAAGAAAAAAAGGTTTCATGGAACCCTGTATTTTTTTCGCCCGATGAAGCTGATATTGTTTCAAAGACCTTAGAGGTAATGATACCTAAGACTTCAGATGTGCCTGGAGCAACAGATTTGAACTTGGCCCAATTTATAGATGGCTATCTAGATGTTATATCTACGGAAAAAGAAAAAACAGCTTTTAAAGCAGGTGTAGAGCAGTATTCGTCTACAACCCTTGAAAAATCAGGAAAGAACGTCTCAAGTGATTTAACGGAAGGTGATATAGAAAAAAGGGTAGCCCATTATTTTAAGGCTGATGCCGAGAATAAAAAGAAATGGAATATGGAGGTAGCTGCCTCCAAAAAGGAGGGAGCTCAACTACCATCCGATGATGCGGTTAATTTTTTTGTTTTGAATTCATTACGAATTAGGGGAATAGAAGCTTTTAAAGTTAGTAAAATTATTGGGGAAGAGGTCATGGCCTATGACCCTATTCCGGGCGCACAAAAAGGATGTATAGATTTACAGGAAGTATCGGGAGGCAGAGCTTGGTCTTTGTAG
- a CDS encoding glycoside hydrolase family 78 protein: protein MKGKTKITALLLIVLTMGLTSFSIQKVQIHQLVTEYKTNPIGIDVLKPRLSWQLDSNKKNVSQTGYEIRVADSKNDLQGGKNLIWTSGKIESQQSVNIVYEGPELKSMQRVYWQVRVWDNKNRASVWSTPAYWEMGILDKALWTASYIAMDDITTEKKSHPSQYFRTEFQTNKTIASAKVQATSLGVYELYLNGKKVGNDHFTPGYTTYNKRLQYQTYDVTNMLKDKNAIGAIVGDGWYRGNIGWKGDYAFYGNQLALLIQLHINYTDGSSETIVSNGDWKASYGPILESDMYNGEKYDARLEMDGWNQNGFDDSNWKKVEILDHSKDILVAPQGPPVRATEEIKPKKLITTPKGEVVLDLGQNIVGWARMKVQGPKGYKVTLKFAEVLDKDGNFYTTNLRAAEATDSYILKGEGEEVFEPHFTSHGFRYIQVINYPGSLNPDAITGVVIHSDISPTGSFTTSDPMINQLQSNIQWGQRDNFLDIPTDCPQRDERAGWTGDAQVFSMTAAFNFDVATFYTKWLKDLALDQHDNGSVTNVVPDILTGGEGVSAKGGATGWADAAVIIPWTVYQSYGDKRILKEQYDSMKGWVDFMALKSGEDYLWNDPKHWHWGDWLAYNADKPDYNGSVTEKDLIATAYAYYSTSLFSKIAAVLGKTEDIEKYAEQAKSIKKAFVQEYVTPNGRLVSHTQTAYAMALSFDLIPENLKEKSAEYFAQDVKKFGHLTTGFLGTPLLCTTLSKIGRDDLAFMLLNRKEFPSWLYPITMGATTIWERWDTQKPDGTIIEGMNSFNHYSYGAIGEWLYTYVGGLRIDPKKPGYKHIIFDPHPGGGLTAAKAEFISLYGKIKSDWEIKDSEFHYEVTIPANTTASVTLSGATLENIKLNSAKLKAEMQKNLKQTQQGVQLELGSGTYRFSYPQPAK from the coding sequence ATGAAAGGCAAAACAAAAATTACCGCTTTACTCCTCATTGTTCTAACCATGGGACTAACGTCCTTTAGCATACAGAAAGTCCAAATACACCAATTGGTAACGGAGTATAAAACCAATCCTATTGGTATTGATGTCCTAAAACCCAGATTAAGCTGGCAATTAGACTCCAACAAAAAAAATGTAAGCCAGACTGGTTACGAAATTCGTGTAGCAGATTCAAAAAATGATTTACAAGGAGGAAAAAACCTCATTTGGACATCTGGAAAAATAGAAAGCCAGCAATCCGTTAATATTGTTTATGAAGGCCCAGAACTTAAATCTATGCAGCGCGTATATTGGCAAGTACGGGTGTGGGACAACAAAAACAGAGCTTCGGTGTGGAGTACTCCCGCCTATTGGGAAATGGGTATTTTGGACAAAGCCCTATGGACTGCATCTTATATTGCTATGGATGATATTACTACCGAAAAGAAATCGCATCCGTCACAGTATTTTAGAACGGAATTCCAAACAAATAAAACCATCGCTTCGGCTAAGGTACAAGCCACTTCTTTAGGAGTGTATGAACTTTACCTGAACGGAAAAAAAGTAGGCAACGATCATTTTACTCCAGGTTATACAACATATAACAAAAGGTTGCAGTACCAGACCTACGATGTTACCAATATGCTGAAAGACAAAAATGCAATTGGTGCAATTGTAGGCGATGGTTGGTATAGAGGAAACATAGGCTGGAAAGGCGATTATGCCTTTTACGGAAACCAACTGGCCCTGCTAATACAATTGCATATAAACTATACCGATGGAAGTAGTGAAACTATAGTAAGTAATGGTGATTGGAAAGCATCTTACGGCCCTATACTTGAATCTGATATGTATAATGGTGAAAAATACGATGCCCGACTAGAGATGGACGGTTGGAATCAAAACGGATTTGATGATAGTAATTGGAAAAAAGTGGAAATTCTAGACCATTCCAAAGATATTCTGGTAGCGCCACAAGGACCTCCGGTAAGAGCAACTGAAGAAATAAAACCCAAAAAGCTCATTACCACCCCCAAAGGAGAGGTGGTATTGGATTTAGGACAGAACATAGTGGGCTGGGCCAGAATGAAGGTACAAGGCCCAAAAGGTTACAAGGTTACCCTTAAGTTTGCGGAAGTCCTTGATAAAGATGGTAATTTCTACACCACAAACCTACGCGCTGCTGAGGCAACGGATAGTTATATTTTAAAAGGTGAAGGAGAAGAGGTTTTTGAACCCCATTTTACCTCCCATGGTTTTAGATATATTCAGGTCATAAATTATCCGGGAAGCTTAAATCCTGATGCTATTACAGGAGTTGTAATTCATTCGGATATATCGCCTACCGGAAGCTTTACCACTTCAGACCCAATGATCAATCAATTACAGAGTAATATTCAATGGGGACAACGAGACAACTTTTTAGATATTCCTACGGACTGTCCACAGCGCGATGAACGAGCGGGCTGGACAGGTGATGCTCAAGTTTTTAGCATGACTGCTGCTTTTAATTTTGACGTAGCTACATTTTATACAAAATGGTTAAAAGATTTAGCCTTGGACCAGCACGATAACGGATCCGTGACCAACGTAGTGCCTGACATTTTAACGGGAGGAGAAGGTGTTAGTGCCAAAGGTGGCGCCACAGGCTGGGCAGATGCTGCGGTAATTATTCCGTGGACGGTATACCAGTCCTATGGGGACAAACGTATTTTAAAAGAGCAGTATGATAGTATGAAAGGTTGGGTAGATTTTATGGCTCTGAAATCAGGTGAGGACTATTTATGGAACGACCCCAAGCATTGGCATTGGGGAGACTGGTTAGCCTATAATGCGGACAAACCCGATTACAATGGATCTGTTACCGAAAAAGATTTAATTGCTACCGCATACGCCTATTATTCTACGTCTCTCTTTAGCAAAATAGCCGCCGTATTGGGGAAAACGGAAGACATTGAAAAATATGCCGAGCAAGCCAAAAGCATAAAAAAAGCTTTTGTTCAAGAGTATGTTACCCCAAACGGGCGTTTGGTCTCCCATACGCAAACGGCTTATGCAATGGCCCTTTCCTTTGATCTGATTCCTGAAAATTTAAAAGAAAAATCCGCTGAATACTTCGCTCAGGACGTGAAAAAATTCGGGCATTTGACTACAGGTTTTTTAGGGACACCCCTACTCTGTACAACCCTTTCCAAAATAGGTCGCGATGATTTGGCCTTTATGTTGCTCAACAGAAAAGAATTTCCGTCCTGGCTTTATCCAATAACCATGGGAGCCACAACTATTTGGGAACGATGGGACACGCAAAAACCCGATGGGACTATTATTGAGGGTATGAACAGTTTTAATCACTATTCGTACGGTGCCATTGGAGAATGGCTTTACACCTATGTAGGAGGATTGAGAATAGACCCTAAAAAACCAGGTTATAAACACATCATATTTGACCCTCACCCAGGTGGAGGGTTGACAGCTGCAAAGGCTGAATTCATATCCCTTTATGGAAAAATAAAATCTGACTGGGAGATAAAAGATAGCGAATTTCATTATGAAGTAACCATACCCGCTAATACTACCGCATCTGTAACGTTATCGGGAGCTACACTAGAAAACATTAAGCTAAACAGCGCTAAGTTAAAAGCCGAAATGCAAAAAAACTTAAAGCAAACGCAGCAAGGTGTACAGCTTGAACTGGGTTCAGGAACTTACCGCTTTTCGTATCCTCAACCGGCTAAATAA
- a CDS encoding sulfatase family protein: MKTSIKASIVLLFFILPHLNFWAQQQIDLHDEKPNVIFILTDDQRFDALGYTGNKLISTPEMDKLAKEGTFFSQAAVTTPICAASRASILTGLYERSHNYNFSTKKIRDAYMQTSYPKILKNNGYYTAFYGKYGVRYNGLDEQFNEFESYDRNAKYPDKRGYYYKTLGKDTVHLTRYTGQKALDFINSKNSLRPFCLSLSFSAPHAHDSAEDQYFWQEESDKLLQNKNVPSAKLKDDQYFNAQPNFVKSGFNRLRWSWRYNTPQKYQHSVKGYYRMISGIDREITKIRKALKKKGLHKNTVIIVMGDNGYFLGERQLAGKWLLYDNSIRVPLIIYDPRIKKQKDSEEPALNIDIAPTILSLAGITPPKEYHGNSLMPIIKNPNNKLERDTILFEHLWEFEHIPPSEGVRTKEWKYIRYINDMSLEELYNLNSDPQEINNLAKAPQYRSILEKLRKKCNALIHEKTDPYFDGPKSLQVVIQKAPQGIPEFHWQPANKNFQQTSYQILLASSKENINDNIGDLWNSGQVNEEKHYVPKNGRIYLKDGGTYFWKVRIWDNKNRFSKYSEYQTIQLNNSK; encoded by the coding sequence ATGAAAACAAGTATAAAAGCTTCGATTGTTTTACTCTTTTTTATTCTACCACACCTAAATTTTTGGGCTCAACAACAAATAGATCTACACGATGAGAAACCCAATGTCATTTTCATTTTGACGGACGACCAACGTTTTGATGCTTTGGGTTATACTGGGAATAAACTTATATCTACCCCAGAAATGGATAAGTTGGCCAAAGAAGGTACTTTTTTTTCTCAAGCCGCGGTAACAACCCCGATTTGTGCAGCAAGTAGGGCAAGTATCCTTACCGGTCTTTACGAACGTTCACACAATTACAATTTTAGCACAAAGAAAATCCGTGACGCATATATGCAAACCTCCTACCCTAAAATTTTAAAAAATAATGGATATTATACCGCATTTTATGGAAAATATGGAGTGCGCTATAATGGGTTGGATGAACAATTTAATGAATTTGAATCTTATGACCGTAATGCTAAATATCCGGATAAACGCGGTTACTACTACAAAACCTTAGGTAAGGATACGGTTCATTTAACAAGATATACAGGGCAGAAAGCCCTAGACTTTATAAACTCAAAAAATAGCTTGCGCCCCTTCTGTCTATCCTTAAGTTTTAGTGCTCCCCATGCTCACGACTCGGCAGAAGATCAATATTTCTGGCAGGAAGAATCAGATAAATTACTTCAGAATAAAAACGTTCCGTCCGCAAAACTAAAGGATGATCAATATTTTAATGCTCAACCCAACTTTGTAAAATCAGGTTTTAATAGGTTGCGTTGGAGCTGGCGATACAATACTCCGCAAAAGTACCAACATAGCGTTAAAGGCTATTACCGTATGATTTCGGGCATTGACAGGGAAATTACCAAAATCCGAAAAGCACTCAAAAAAAAGGGACTCCACAAGAATACGGTTATTATTGTAATGGGTGACAACGGATATTTCTTGGGAGAGCGTCAACTTGCGGGCAAATGGCTACTTTACGACAATTCTATTCGGGTTCCCTTAATTATATACGATCCTAGAATCAAAAAACAGAAAGATAGCGAAGAGCCTGCCCTTAATATAGATATAGCCCCTACAATTTTAAGTCTTGCCGGAATAACACCACCTAAAGAATACCATGGAAATAGTTTAATGCCCATTATCAAAAACCCAAATAACAAATTAGAGCGAGACACTATTTTATTTGAACATCTTTGGGAATTTGAACATATACCACCCAGTGAAGGCGTACGAACCAAAGAATGGAAGTACATCAGATATATTAATGATATGTCACTAGAAGAACTCTATAACCTCAATAGTGACCCACAAGAAATAAACAACTTGGCCAAAGCTCCTCAATACCGTTCTATTTTGGAGAAGCTCAGAAAAAAATGCAATGCTCTGATCCATGAGAAAACAGACCCTTATTTTGATGGTCCCAAATCACTCCAGGTCGTAATTCAAAAAGCTCCCCAAGGTATTCCAGAATTTCATTGGCAACCGGCAAACAAAAACTTCCAGCAAACTTCGTATCAAATATTATTGGCTTCATCAAAAGAAAACATCAATGACAACATTGGAGATTTATGGAACAGTGGGCAAGTCAATGAAGAGAAACACTATGTCCCAAAAAATGGTAGAATCTATCTAAAGGACGGGGGAACATACTTTTGGAAAGTTCGCATTTGGGATAACAAAAATAGGTTCTCCAAATATTCAGAATATCAAACCATTCAACTTAACAATTCCAAATAA
- a CDS encoding RagB/SusD family nutrient uptake outer membrane protein: MKTKNIKNYIVIVLPTLMVLISTLSCEELVDESPISEIAPDNFFRNNNDAQAAIIGMYDAMQPAFRLNHYYWGEFRGDSYINGNDGANANNIELTTNDVTSGNAGVLRWDDFYVLVNRANLAIANIPQISGFDANLLGEAQAMRAYAYFQAIRVWGAAPLFTEPVLEASPDLQRPRTDATTILNEVVLPDMLAAEENMNLMTNPYRFSLSSIWAFQAEVYGFLGEDELAREALLKVVNSNEFSLVTSARDWQNLFLNDNIDPFDPNSSSSGPLKMQQGPELIMSIGFSLNEDPGTGNRNRAGIFNLFFAGIPSYTLSPALENKWRAKFPIDSLEWVTKYPDTDPVLTTTNADGEEEFVYGDYRYYLSREGGTNIELKGLGNARLAKYNKVNFNQSFDDSDMVLYRYANIILYLAELENRLGNDTRALELINEFRTARQLPLVDAVEFGATLEERELFILDERHLELIGEAQRWWDLRRTNRAMEILNPILDTLTGGAPLTEERLLFPIFDEHIIENPLLEQTPGY; encoded by the coding sequence ATGAAAACTAAAAATATAAAAAACTATATAGTGATAGTACTGCCCACTCTGATGGTTTTGATAAGCACCCTGTCATGTGAGGAATTGGTAGATGAATCACCAATAAGCGAAATTGCTCCGGATAATTTCTTCAGGAACAATAATGACGCACAGGCAGCCATTATTGGAATGTACGATGCCATGCAACCTGCTTTTAGGCTTAATCATTACTACTGGGGTGAATTTAGAGGTGACAGTTACATCAATGGCAATGATGGCGCCAATGCCAATAATATTGAGCTGACCACAAACGATGTGACCTCAGGAAATGCCGGTGTTCTTAGGTGGGACGATTTTTATGTGTTGGTAAACAGGGCCAACTTGGCCATCGCCAACATTCCACAAATCAGCGGTTTTGACGCGAACCTTTTGGGAGAGGCACAAGCGATGAGAGCCTATGCTTATTTTCAAGCTATACGGGTTTGGGGAGCCGCACCTTTGTTTACAGAGCCAGTATTGGAAGCTAGCCCAGACCTTCAACGCCCCAGAACCGATGCAACGACCATTCTAAACGAGGTTGTCTTACCGGATATGTTGGCTGCCGAAGAAAACATGAACTTAATGACCAACCCCTATCGGTTCTCATTAAGCAGTATATGGGCTTTCCAGGCAGAAGTTTATGGCTTTTTAGGTGAAGATGAATTAGCGAGGGAAGCACTGCTTAAAGTAGTGAACAGCAACGAGTTCAGCCTGGTAACTTCTGCAAGGGACTGGCAGAACCTTTTTCTTAATGATAATATAGACCCTTTTGACCCTAATTCTTCTAGCTCGGGTCCGTTAAAAATGCAACAAGGGCCTGAATTGATTATGTCAATAGGATTTAGTCTAAATGAAGACCCAGGAACCGGTAACAGAAACAGAGCAGGTATTTTCAATCTGTTTTTTGCCGGTATCCCCTCTTATACATTATCCCCGGCCTTGGAGAATAAGTGGCGTGCCAAATTCCCTATCGATTCCTTGGAATGGGTTACTAAGTACCCGGATACAGATCCTGTCTTGACTACCACAAATGCAGATGGTGAAGAAGAGTTCGTATATGGTGATTATCGGTATTACTTATCCCGGGAGGGAGGGACCAATATAGAATTAAAAGGACTTGGTAACGCTAGGCTCGCCAAGTATAACAAAGTAAATTTTAACCAGTCATTTGATGATAGCGATATGGTACTATACCGGTACGCCAATATAATTTTGTATCTGGCCGAGCTAGAAAACCGACTTGGCAACGATACTAGAGCATTGGAACTGATCAATGAATTTAGAACGGCCAGACAATTACCATTGGTAGATGCCGTGGAATTTGGGGCTACTTTGGAGGAGCGCGAACTATTCATTCTAGATGAGCGCCATTTAGAACTTATTGGTGAGGCCCAAAGATGGTGGGACCTTAGAAGGACCAATAGAGCAATGGAAATACTGAATCCGATATTGGATACCCTTACTGGCGGTGCGCCATTAACAGAGGAAAGGTTACTATTTCCGATTTTTGATGAACATATTATTGAAAACCCTCTACTGGAACAAACCCCAGGGTACTAA
- a CDS encoding SusC/RagA family TonB-linked outer membrane protein: protein MKRNYHEHFQRMLALCIMFLFSCYAIAQQTTVSGTIMATDGMPVPGVNIVQKGTTNGVVSDFDGNYTINLSSGGRTLVFSYIGYKTVERPVKNQSVIDVTLEEDSQNLDEVVVIGYAAVSREKVLGALTSVKSEEIAEVTPTNAFEGVQGRLAGVQIATNGGPGAGFDIRVRGTSTFSAGGTGPLYVVDGQQLDNIDNIDPNDIASLEVLKDGATTAIYGTRGANGVVLITTKSGKSGEVDIDVNVVTGINSLNGAIPVANTRQRLFYEDVRRTPAQQQNPTGTQRDSLSLRLRNSYDLQDLITRAGFRNQINVALSAGSDKLKAYWNSGFLNEEGIVINSKFRRINTRFKLDFTPSQNFSLSSSFNASFEELSGLSENQVFQQLVERIAYYPIFEPNGDFTPEFGGRQNPVAEAQLRQLKLRTWRGQSFTSLQYKFTPSFSFKSTLGLNFRLRKNNDFQPLLVLNPNNSNPLASYRDRMDYDIQQENFVNYVNNFGKHSVSAFAGMQILKRSEENFGISNAQFVSEDIQTFNNVDPNGLGINGDQTFNTRSNLFSLFGGFNYDFDNRYLISATLRRDGSSRFGDNKEFGYFPSGSIGWRISNEPFLKGNGTVNNLLLRASYGETGNDRIGDYEFTSALAPGAVYDGISGVAPTRLGNPELSWESTIQTNVGFDLGMFQNRLRINLDAYRKDTEDLLANVPLPEESGFSGIRQNVGAVRNQGIELNLGGTILQSKNFSWNSNFNISYQENEVTKLAGGTPFQSGDYLIEEGQPIGNIYGYKNLGVYQYDESNAFTDDGVQLTPNFDANGAFTNYTLNGQEFTGDFNQIENDGRVAEGGDIIWDDVDGDFVITNEDRQIIGNGLPKYFGGFSNDFAYKDISLSFLFDFTLGNDTWRRWDELRNDLNSGGETPGPDRIENAWLNPGDVTVYPRLTRVPQNRDRPNSFFVTDGGFIKLRFIRLGYDLPKSILDELGFLKKCSFYISANNLLTWTNYPGFNPELGTRGNPLQPGVDNLRFPNDREVILGLNLKF from the coding sequence ATGAAAAGAAATTATCACGAACATTTTCAACGCATGTTGGCATTATGCATCATGTTCTTGTTCAGTTGTTATGCAATTGCACAGCAAACAACTGTCTCCGGAACTATAATGGCAACAGATGGGATGCCGGTTCCAGGCGTAAATATTGTACAGAAAGGAACAACCAACGGCGTTGTTTCTGATTTTGACGGCAACTATACTATTAATCTTTCCTCAGGCGGCCGAACACTGGTTTTCTCCTATATCGGTTATAAGACTGTAGAAAGACCAGTAAAAAACCAATCGGTAATTGACGTTACCCTTGAAGAGGACTCTCAAAATCTAGATGAGGTAGTAGTTATTGGGTATGCAGCCGTGTCACGAGAGAAAGTATTGGGGGCATTGACCTCGGTTAAATCCGAAGAAATTGCAGAGGTTACCCCTACAAATGCCTTTGAAGGAGTACAAGGTAGATTGGCAGGAGTTCAAATTGCTACAAATGGTGGGCCCGGTGCAGGTTTTGACATAAGGGTGAGAGGTACATCTACATTTAGCGCAGGAGGTACAGGCCCGTTGTACGTTGTTGATGGTCAGCAATTGGACAATATCGATAATATTGACCCAAACGATATAGCTTCTTTAGAAGTGTTAAAAGATGGGGCCACTACAGCAATTTATGGTACTAGGGGAGCCAACGGGGTAGTATTGATTACCACCAAGTCCGGAAAATCCGGGGAGGTAGATATTGACGTAAATGTGGTTACCGGTATCAACTCATTGAACGGTGCAATACCCGTAGCCAATACAAGACAGCGTTTGTTTTATGAAGATGTGCGAAGAACTCCTGCCCAACAGCAAAACCCTACCGGAACCCAGCGAGACTCCCTTAGCCTGAGGCTGCGTAACTCTTACGACCTACAGGACTTGATTACAAGGGCCGGGTTTAGAAACCAGATAAATGTTGCCCTAAGCGCGGGTAGTGACAAGTTAAAAGCGTATTGGAATAGCGGTTTTCTAAATGAAGAAGGTATCGTTATCAATAGCAAATTTAGGCGAATTAATACCCGTTTTAAGTTAGATTTTACACCAAGCCAAAACTTTTCATTAAGTTCTAGTTTTAATGCGTCTTTTGAAGAATTAAGTGGCTTAAGCGAAAATCAAGTTTTTCAACAATTGGTGGAACGGATTGCCTATTACCCAATCTTTGAGCCTAATGGAGACTTTACACCCGAATTTGGTGGTAGGCAAAACCCGGTTGCGGAAGCTCAACTAAGACAGTTAAAATTAAGGACATGGCGGGGGCAAAGTTTTACCTCGCTTCAATATAAATTTACTCCATCATTTTCTTTCAAATCCACGCTAGGTTTGAATTTTAGATTACGAAAAAACAATGATTTTCAACCATTACTTGTTCTTAATCCTAACAATTCCAACCCCTTGGCCAGCTACAGGGACAGAATGGATTATGATATTCAACAAGAGAATTTTGTCAACTACGTCAATAATTTTGGCAAACATAGCGTATCAGCCTTTGCAGGAATGCAAATTCTTAAACGAAGTGAAGAAAATTTTGGAATATCGAACGCTCAATTTGTCTCTGAAGACATACAAACCTTTAATAATGTGGACCCAAATGGTTTAGGTATCAATGGTGACCAAACGTTCAATACGAGAAGTAATTTGTTTTCACTCTTCGGCGGATTCAATTATGACTTTGACAATAGATATTTAATAAGTGCTACCCTAAGACGTGATGGGTCTTCACGCTTTGGTGACAATAAGGAATTTGGTTATTTCCCATCTGGCTCAATAGGTTGGCGCATTAGCAACGAACCTTTTTTAAAGGGTAACGGAACGGTAAACAACCTTTTGCTACGAGCCAGTTATGGTGAAACAGGTAATGACCGTATTGGTGATTACGAGTTTACCTCCGCCCTTGCACCGGGTGCCGTATATGATGGTATAAGCGGTGTGGCCCCTACTCGGCTGGGAAATCCCGAATTGAGTTGGGAAAGTACAATCCAAACAAATGTGGGTTTTGATTTAGGTATGTTCCAAAACCGTTTGAGAATCAATCTTGATGCCTATAGAAAAGACACAGAAGATCTTTTGGCAAATGTTCCATTACCGGAAGAGTCTGGTTTTAGCGGAATTCGCCAAAATGTAGGTGCCGTTCGCAATCAAGGTATTGAACTTAATTTAGGTGGAACCATCCTGCAATCTAAAAACTTTAGTTGGAACAGTAACTTTAATATTAGTTATCAAGAAAACGAAGTCACCAAACTTGCGGGAGGAACTCCATTTCAATCCGGTGACTACCTTATCGAAGAGGGGCAGCCAATCGGTAATATTTACGGTTATAAAAACCTGGGGGTATATCAATATGATGAATCCAATGCTTTTACCGATGATGGAGTTCAGTTGACTCCTAATTTTGATGCCAATGGAGCATTTACGAACTACACTCTAAACGGTCAAGAATTTACAGGTGATTTCAATCAAATTGAGAACGATGGGCGTGTTGCCGAGGGCGGCGATATCATCTGGGACGATGTCGATGGTGACTTCGTGATCACGAATGAAGATCGGCAAATTATCGGTAACGGTCTTCCAAAATACTTTGGTGGTTTTTCCAATGATTTTGCGTACAAGGATATCAGCCTAAGTTTTCTTTTTGATTTTACATTGGGCAACGATACATGGAGGCGATGGGACGAATTAAGAAATGACCTGAATTCTGGGGGAGAAACCCCAGGGCCGGATCGTATTGAAAATGCTTGGTTGAATCCAGGTGATGTTACGGTTTATCCAAGGTTGACCAGGGTGCCACAAAATAGAGATAGGCCCAATAGTTTCTTTGTTACGGATGGCGGCTTCATCAAGCTCCGATTTATACGTTTGGGATATGATTTGCCAAAATCAATTTTAGACGAATTGGGCTTCTTGAAAAAATGTTCTTTTTATATCTCAGCTAACAACTTATTAACATGGACCAATTATCCAGGTTTTAATCCTGAATTAGGTACTCGTGGTAACCCGCTTCAACCTGGTGTGGACAACTTAAGGTTTCCTAACGATCGCGAGGTAATTTTAGGTCTTAATCTTAAATTTTAA